The DNA region TACTGACATATAATTTTACTTTGCAAAAACTTAACTGAACCATAACAAAGCAAGCAGCTAAGCGGGAACACTGAGAAGGGTGGGTGGGCGAGGGAGCAAATCAGGACGGCAGAAGCAGTAACTCGTTGTCGGATGCCACAGTGCCTGCGAGGGGCGGGCGCAGTGACGTCGGCGCTGGCACCTGGCGCCCGCCGTCGCAAACCCCGAGGGGAACCACCGTGCTCTCACGCCCACCCCCGCCGCCCTCCTCTTCCGTGCCTCTTCATCCAACCCCCCttctacaccccctcctccctccaccgcctccttcaacctccctcctctccctaaccctcccccctacccctatcaCCCCTGCCAAAGTGCCCCAGAGTAACATCACCAACCCTGATAACCCCTTCTGGGCATCGCCCTTgtcaacgaccccccccccccccccccccaccagacgTAAGATATTGGTTGCCGAGAGAGGAcgaccaaaataataatgataataatagtagaactaataatcatcataataataatgatgacaacaacaaataaaaattcGTTCATTCAGTGTTAAAAAACGAAACCCATGCCATGAAGGGCCTACGTGTCATTTCCAGGTGGTGAGCGGCGCCCGCCCCGACCTGCTCACTAATTGACAAGGGCCTCGCCCTGGGGACTTCGGCGCCCGTCAGCTGGTCGCACACCCGCCGCCGAAGCCTCCGAACTCGGGAGTCGCGGTATGCACTCGACGCAGGCCCATCGTGAAACGTCATGCAACCCGGGACGCCCTCCTTTGCCGCCGCCCATGACGATAAGTGGTGTAGGATGTTGCTCCcgtgaggtgggaggggaggggaaaggggatcctTCTGATTTAGCGAAGGGCCAGGATACGTTGCAGGATAATTTGGTTGTAGTGTAGGGGTGAATGGTCGGTGTTGTTATATTTTGCTGCATCGCAGGGTATTCTGGCTATATTTAaggatatttttacatattttgacTGTGTCATAGGGTATTTGGACTGTGCTACAATATTTTTTGGACTGTATCGAATGATATTTTGCTAGCATCGTAGGATATTTGTTACGATTTATTTTGAGTGCagcgtaggatttttttttttttttttttttgtattgtagaACGTTTTGATCGTACCTTTGGATATTTTTTAATCAGCTGACGGGTTAAAACGTTCAGTCATTTCCGTTTTTCTGCACCAAAAACCCTTtttcattaccttcatttttGCTTTTGTAAACAGTAAGTCCCAATCACGAtctatttcctcttttacttACCCATTTCCTCAAATCATCTTGAATCCACCTTCCATCAGGAGGGTTACAGCGGTTCAACAAGCTTTCAGAACGGGATTCGGCCAGACTGAATGTCAATGAACGAAAATGGCGTAGCAACCACCCGCAGCGAGTGATCACGAACAAGTGAACAtcggggataagaggaggagtaaTTGAACAGTTTGGCTCCTGTAGAAGGTAAAGGAACACGACTTTTCTATGGGCGtggttgacgtgtgtgtgtgtgtgtgtgtgtgtgtgtgtgtgtgtgtgtgtgtgtgtgtgtgtgtgtgtgtgtgtgtgtgtgtgtgtgtgtgtgtgtgtgtgcgtgtacgtctgCATATTCGCGTGTGGAGGGCGatgaaaatgtttattattagCCATCTGACACGTCATCTATGACTCCTTAACGCGTGAAATCACGTGATAGAAGCAATTCCAGCTGTGTCCTGTGTCCCGCCTCTACGTCACGTCACGCCGCAGCAAAATGTTCCGATAACTCAATGACGTCACGAGACACGTTGTCGGCACGTTGTCGGAAGTATCTTTGGCACTCCTTTACGACGTCGCAGAATATGACTGCACTTTGGCACGCCGCAGAAGGCTCGCCATGGCATCCGGGAGCATCCAGGTCTACTCTGGGCCGCTAcgtcaaatcataaaaaaatattttgactcaGGTTACAAGATCTTCCACTCTAATACGCGAACAATTTGAATATATCGGAAAAGAGTAAGTCATACCTAAAAGTAATTTTGAGCTATGTGGATTCATTTCAACACAATAATTAGACCGCTCTCATCAATAATATTCacaaaatatagaataatataacAGCATACGacctataaatgcatataatacaAGATTCCATAATACTGTCCAAGCCAAAGAATGTTTGCTCAAATGCCTCAATATATCTTACCCTTCCTGAactcaaaacatttttttaacagATTGCCTCAAAAGATCAAATATTACCAGCGAGTTTTCCAATGCCGTCTGGagtgatacatataaataagttatTTTGCTTTAAATTCATTCTGGCGAGTTGCCTGCATAAAGAAAAGTTTGCCCTGGGTTGTTTGCAAGCAATTTACAACCCGAATCAATATAACTTGGTTGGGGTTGCTCGCCAAAATGCAACTCTCAAGACAAGGGACGTCGACCTAAAGTGCTGGCaaccaatggtaataatggtgatggtaaggatgatgatgatgatgatgatgatgatgatgatgatgatgatgatgatgatgatgatgatgatgatgatgatgatgatgatgatgatgatgatgatgatgatgatgatgatgacgacgacgaagacgatgatgatattaatgattgcaaatataataacagtaacaatggtgaaataaagataatgaacaaaatgctgttactactacttttattatttctactatttcttatcctactacaactactattcaaccaaccaaccaagaacaacaacaataataataatgataataattatataattacaataattatataatgataacaaaaatatcactAATAAGCGACAATGGCATTCCCTCTTTTCCATActtttattcaacaatctaagcACATTCCACAACACTTgtcaaataattaataaaataatccaCGTGACCTTTTCGTTTCAAAAGTAAAATACACCCATCTTTAAATATTAACAAGAAAACTaacctttgtaaaaaaaaaaaaaaaaaaaaaaaaaaaatcccacgagagaaagagagagagagagagagagagagagagagagagagagagagagagagagagagggagagggagggagggagggagagagagagagagagagagagagagagagagagagagagagagagagagagagagagagagagagagagagagagagaaagagagagagagagagagaaagagagagagagagagaaagagagggagagggagtgggggggggagagaaaacacGTGTGGTCCCCTGTGAACCAAACAAAAGGCAGAGCTCTCCCAGGTGCATCCCAAAAAAAACAGCTGGATCACCAATCAATTAGGAATGGATGgatatatactttttaatttctctctctctctctctctctctctctctctctcgctctctctctctctctctctctctctctctctctctctctctctctctctctctctctctctctctctctctctctctccctctctctccctctctctccctctctctctctctctctctctctctctctctctctctctctctctctctctctctctctctctctctctctctctctctttgtgtgtgtgtgtgtgtgtgtgtgtgtgtgtgtgtttgtgtgtgtgtgtgtgtgtgtgtgtgtgtgtgtgtgtgtgtgtgtgcgtgtgtgtgtgcgtgtgtgtcttgataCCCATATCAGATCAAAGAGAACTGCACATTTCCCTTTGTTCTTCTCGGCACTTGAACAgcatgtctcttctttttttacggGTGACATATCTCTCTGCCGTTTGCTACGTCTCTTAACCTATTAGCGTAACTCTGTGCTAGCCGGTACGTCCTTTGCGAGACTGGCACATCTCTCGGTTGGCTGGCAATGTTCTTGGCGGAAAAGTGCGTCTCTCTGGTACATGACGCGTCcctgtgtttctctatctctcttctctgagCGGTTTTCTCCCAAGGGCTttctaactcttttttttctttctcttttctttattctctctctctctctctctctctctctctctctctctctctctctctctctctctctctctctctctctctctctctctctcgctctctctctctctcacacacacacacacacacacacacacacacacacacacacacacacacacacacacacacacacacgcacacacacgcacacatacacacacacactcacacacacacacacacacacacacacacacacacacacacacacacacacacacacacacacacacacacacacacacacacgcacgtacacacacacggatctATTTCGTAATCATTGACGCAGACTCGGGACTTGTAAATGCTGTGGAAATTAAACTATCGTCACCGAACCATTTAATCAGCTGATCGTACTTTAAATcatatatcaattcatttatttactgattGATTGATCTATTCATTTGTTAAACTCACAAGAGGGTTTAGCTAATGAGTGACACGTGTTCTGTTCCCGTGATGAAAAAGTTATGTAATATTGATGGAAAGCATAGTGTGCGCAAGGGGGGGCCGgggggttgtgcgtgtgtgcgatcaTCATATATCgggtttattctttttctttctttgactcctcttgtatttgtatttctattttggttaTTTGCACTTTGTGTCGCTGTTTTCAGCATTCGCTTCCCTTTTTTTTGCTCAGCCTCTCATAAAAGCATGACAATAGTTTAACGACTGTGTCCGATGTAGCGTGATCGCAGACTACCAATTGTATTTTATTTAGCATGGCTAAAGTTCACCTACTGTACCAGCTTACTCGCTGTCGCGCAACCACGGCCAACTTACTGCATTCGCTGTGGCATCGCCACAGTCTACCTATAGTTTTTGCTGTAGCGTGACCAGTCTGCCTACTGTATTTTGCTTTACCTTCCCGGTGCAGTGGCGCTGCTGCTCTCGCAGCACCTCCGACAAGAGGATCCTGCAGCACAAACAAACAACGGGACACTCATCTATTTTTGCCCATCTGTCCAAGGCGACTGGTCCCGATGGTCGTCATTCCCGGGTTTTACAACAGCATCTTGGCCTTAATGACCGGGGCATGCGTGCCAGCatgcccctcctccatccccctccccctgtccctccattcccctctccccattcttatGGACACCCAcacccattcctcctttcttcacacacacacacacacacacacacacacacacacacacacacacacacacacacacacacacacacacacacacacacacagcagaacaCTACAATAAACTTCCCATTATGACGTCATGGCCTAACTGACGACTGCCATGTGTATCTCCTAAAAACTCCATTAATTAAGGTACTAAAAACTAAGACAAACCAAATCGCGTTTGCACATACCGGGCCAAAAGGTAATGGAAATAATTTAAATAGATTTACCGGCACAAAACATAGATAATTGCTGCTGTGTTATCGCATTAATTGTGCGATTAAAATGGCGATCTTTGAGATTACATGCGCGAgtggacggatgggtggatggatggatggatggatggatggatggatggatggatggatggatggacggatggatggatggatggatggatggatggacggatgggtggatggatggacgggtggatggatggatggatggatggatggatggatggatggatggatggatggatggatggacggatggatggatggacggatgggtggatggatggacggatgggtggatggatggatggatggatggatggatggatggatggatggatggatggatggatggatggatggacggatggatggatggatggacggatgggtggatggatggatggatggatggatggacggatagacggatggatggatggatggatggatggatggatggatggacggatgggtggatggatggatggacggatggacggatgggtggatggatggatggacggatgggtggatggatgaatggatggatggatggatgggtgggtgtttgggtgaatggatggatggatggatggatggatggacggatagacggatagacggatggatggatggatggatggacggatgggtggatggatggatggatggatggatggatggatggacggatggacggatgggtggatggatggatggacggacggatagacggatggatggatggatggatggatggatggatggatggacggatgggtggatggatgaagggatggatggatggatggatggacggatgggtggatggatggatggatggatggacggatggatggatggatggacggatggatggacggatggatggatggatggatggatggatggacggatggatggatgggtgggtgtttgggtgaatggatggatggatgggtgggtggatggatggatggatggatggatggacggatgggtggatggatggatggatggatagatggacggatagacggatggatggatggatggatggatggacggatgggtggatggatggacggatggacggatggatggatggatggatggatggatggatggatggatggacggacggacggacggacggatggatggatggacggatggatgggtgggtgtttgggtgaatggatggatggatggatggacggatggatggatggacggatggatggatggatggatggatggatggatggacggatggatggatggatggatggatggacggatggatggatggatggatagatagatagatggatggatggatcgatggatgggtgggtgggtggatggatggatggatggacggatggacggatggatggatagatagatggatggatggatggattgatggatggatgggtgggtgggtggatggatggatggatggatggatggatgggtgggtgtttgggtgaatggatggatggatggatggatggatggatggatggatggatggacggatggatggatggatggatggatggatagatagatggatggatggatgggtgggtgggttggtggtatggatggatggatgggtgggtgggtgtttgcgtGAATGGAGATGGGTggatgtggatggatggatggatggattcggctgggtggatggatggtaggatggatggatggatggacggttgatggatggatggctggatagatagatagtagttagatggatggatggatggatcgatggatgtATGGGTGATAGAAGATTgattgatgggtgggtgggtgggtgggtgggtgatggaATTGGATGGGTGGAGTGTGGGGAGtgaatggaaggatggatggtggGCATGATGGCATGGATGGCAATGGATGGACGGATtggtatggatggatagatagattgattgatagatagagggaggatgGTTGGgatggtggatgggtgggtgggcgcgtgcgtgggtgggggggtggatggaATGGAGGGATGGACTTGGCATGGCATTGGTATGGATGGAAGGGTTGGGTtggtcggtgggtgggtggtggggggagggttgaggCGAGGAGGatggccgagggggaggggcgtagggggaggggagggggggtgacacgagagagagtggagggagagttgTGAGCATGAGTTGTGTGCGTTGCgtcccgtgtgtgtgtctgtgtgtggtggtgtgtgtcgtgtgtgataGTTAGTGTGTAGATGAGAGAGGTGGGAGGTGAGTGTtgtagtgagtgtgtgttgtgtgtgtgtggtgtgatgatGGGTGTATACTATTAGCTGCGGCTGGATCGGAAATGCACAGGCTCGATATTGTGTGAGGGTATGATGCGTGCTTGTTTCGAGTACATATAgagtggtggtgttggggggggggcagcgggtgGGCGAGGTGTGGCATCGGACAATTGGGGGGGGCCGCTAAGGCTTACGCGGGCGGCGGAGGGCGCTGggggaggcggggtggggggcCCTCGGTACGAAGACCCCGGCACCGTGCGCGACCATGCGCAGTGCGTGCGAGTATCCCTTGGGGCGGCGGGAGACCGCATCGGTCGAACAAAGACGCGGTGGGGCGGCGGACGGAGAACCGGAGGGGGACTCGTGGTTGCGCGGCgatagaggggggcgggggggggacgCCGAGGCGAGGGTTTGacgcgggtgggtgggtgtgggctgCGGGGGTGATGCGGCCGACTCGCGGGGGTGGGGAAGGGCGCGGGGGTGGAGCCGGCACGCATGGTCAGCGGGGAGCTGAGCCGCGAGGTGGGGAGGGCGGCGGAGGGGCGGGAAGCTGCAagtgggggcgagggggcggtGGGGAGTTGCACACCTTGTGCGGGCGGGGATGTGCAAGTCGCGCTGCTAACCAACGGGGGAGCAGCTAGGGGGCGCGGGGGGTGTAGCGTTGGCGAgggtggaaggatgggggggaaggataagggggcgcggagggggcggggggagggggcacaggCGGGTGGTACGGGACGGGTGCTGGCTTGGGCGGGGGGGCATTGGGTTGGGCGATCCGCGGCCGTGCGGGTGTTGCGGGCTGCGTGGGAGCCAGTGCAAGGGTGCGCACAGGgtttgagaggagggaggggccaGGGTCTCGGGAGCTGGGGAGGTCCTTGGGCGGGAGGTGGCGCTGGGGGGTGCGTGGCGGGGTCCGCGGTGGGGGCTTGGGGGTCAAGGGGAGCCTGCGGGTGGCGGGCgcgagtggggtggaggggaagaaacCGGGCGGGCAGGAGGTAGGGAGCGCGGGTGGGTGTCAGCGCGGTTGCGGAACCGGGCACGTGACGCCTCGGGGGGGGGACCGGAGGTGCGTGAGGcgcgggggaggtgggggagggtgggggtggcgcCTGGTCGGTCGaatcggtgggggggagggtggagagccgGGGGGGAAGGACTGGCGGGCGCGAATGATAGCGAGTGGGGTGTAGTGCAGGGCTGGCAGGGGGGCCGGGTGAGAGCAGCAGAGGGGGGGGGACATGGGGGGAGCGGTAAGGgtcggtttttcttttttttttttttttttttttttatatttttttttttttatttctttttatcttttttttttttttgttttttttttttttatttatttttttattttggtttatttttttttccccccccccccccccccccccccccccccccccccccccccccctatttttttttctattttttttgtttgtgttttcttattcgattcttgttttttttattcctctttctttttttttatttttcatcttttttttttttttttcttttcgtttttctcttcttttgtttttttttttcttttttttttatagtttttatacttgtagttctcttcttcttcttcttctgcatcttcgtcttcttctccgtaTTCTTCTTATCCCTATTATTTCTGCGTCAATTATTTTcggtttcttcttctattcctcctcctcctatttcttcttcctcttcaccatcatcatctccatcttcttattattatcctcactccACCCaaccttctccttatctcttgcttctctcctctcatcaaccctctctctcaattcctttccCCAACGCCCTCGCTCCTTGTCGCCAGCATCCGCCTTTCGCCAAAGATACGTCCGCGTAGGAGAGATAAGGATGACGTCACTGCACCTAATCCCTCCCTCGACGAACGCCATACACGAACGCCATACACGAATGCCATACACGAACGCCATACATGAACGCCATACACGAACGCCATACACGAATGCCATACACGAACGCCATACATGAACGCCATACACGAACGCCATACATGAACGCCATACACGAACGCCATACACGAACGCCATACACGAACGCCATACACGAACGCCATACACGAACGCCATACACGTACGCCATACACGAACACCATACACGAACGCCATACACGAACGCCATACACGAACGCCATACACGTACGCCATACACGAACGCCATTTACGACCGCCATACACGACTGCCATACACGAACGCCATACACGAACGCCATACACGAACGCCATACATGAACGCCATACACGAACGCCATACACGAACGCCAATCACGACGAGTCTCAGGAATCCGACGGTTCATTCCCCTCTGAGAAGAATGTTTCGGCGTCTGTGAATAAAGCGTTTTCTTGACGTTCGATGGATAAAACGTCTTTAAAGAATggaggattttttcttcttcatattctgatattatttattactattgtttttacactgtttctcattcttctttccttctttttaatcttatattatcattttcaaagaaaatatttagTTTATACAAAAAATCTTTACTTCTGCGTCTTACAAATCTTATCATATTCTTTTTCCATGTTTTCTTCTAATTGTATTTTatacctgttcctcctcttcttttattcttccgccttatcttttttttccgttggttcttcttctttttcttctttttttcctcctcctcctcctctccttcttccgtcctttttgtttcttttccatccttttccttctcccttttcttattgccttattattttcactataatcatttttttgtttctccttatATTTAACCTCCATCAAAAAAGACTCGTGAATATTGCAAAAGTGTATGCAATTATTTGACGATGCTTTAccgagggggtgagggtgaatgtgtagatgaaggagaagagaagaaaaaggaagagaggagggaggagaaggagggagatagagaagagaggagaagaaagagatgtgtTACATTGAGATAAATGGTTTCAAAAGGTTTCTCTTCTTGCCGTCGAAGCgaccaaacaccacacacacacacacacacacacacacacacacacacacacacacaaaaccatctCCGGTCCTCCTCACACttagacacatagacacgcacacataaccccccccccccccattctcccttcccacccaccccacagACTCATAAACAAGCCTGATTTCTGCATGATCAATAATTCCAGCATTACTCACTCTTTCACGTAGATGCCACCGCCTCTCCCCTGGCACCTGTCCACACGCACCTGCGAAGATCAATGCCTCACTTATTTATCTGAACCTATTGGCAACATGGCACCCTCATTCCATGATTACTGGATGAGGGAgcggtatcaataataataatggttgataAATAACAAATGTTAATTCATTGTTAATCAAGTTTTAAAAGTTGTTAATAGcatattttatcattaaaaaCCTTGAGTgaatacattaataaaaacaattacaatacaTCTCGCAGCAAAAGACTgagattaaattatatataataatgtaaaatcTAGTTTATGGAAGGAAGAAACTTAAAGAAATGTCGTGATAAAAACCTAActtgacaaaaataacaaaacgaaaaaggaacAGAACAAGACCATTTCtaggaaaaaacaacaattacattCATAATTGACTAGTTTCGTTTTACTTATTTCTCGAAAATTACCTTCATCACCTCGGACAACAAAATGAGTTTATAGTCTCTAAACGAGAATCCGGtcgataaaaaataacagtagtaacggtaatgatcagaaaaacagagaggaggagatggaatcaGACAATGATAGAATAAAAGTTTGCTTAGGGAACGTGTGATAAGTTCACTGATATTCTACATAGTGGACTGGAATCGGCCGATTCTAGTACATCAACGCCATcagcgacacacacaaacatgcacacacacacacacacacacacacacacacacacacacaccacacacacacacacacacacacacgcgcgcgcgcacgcacgcacgcacgcacacacacacacacattttctctctctctctctctctctctctctttctcgttctctctctctctctctctctctctctctctctctctctctctctctctctccctctcgttctttctctctctctctctctccctctcgttctttctctctctctctcgttctttctctctctctctctctctctctctctctctctctctctctctctctctctctctctctctctctctctctctctctctctctctctttctctatctctctctctctttttctcgcgctctctctctctctctctctctctctctctctctctcctttgttctctctctctctctcgttctctctctctctccctcttgttctctctctctctctctctctctctctctctctctctctctctctctctctctctctctctctctctctctctctctttctctctctctctctctctctctctctctctctcgttatctctctctctctcgttctctctctctctctctctctctctctctctctctctctctctctctctctctctctctctctctctctctctctctctttctctctcacacacacacacacacagacgcacactgaCAACCTGGGCACCTTACATAAGTCTCTACGCGTCGTCATGACAACAGCCTTTCCTGCTTCCGTCCACTTTCTATAGCTTCCggttcgttccctctctctcttttgctacctctccctcttctcccacttttctttcttctctaatttctgtttctttgcttctttcttctttttctttctttattccttcacctctctctctctctctctctccctctctccctctttctttctctctctctctctctttctctccctctctctccctctctctctctctctctctctctctctctctctctctctctctctctctctctctctctctctctctctctctttgtgtgtgtgtgtgtgtgtgtgtgtgtgtgtgtgtgtgtgtgtgtgtgtgtgtgtgtgtgtgtgtgtgtgtgtgtgtgtgtgtttgtgtgtgtgtgagtgtgtgtgtgtgagtgtgtgtgtctccctgtctctgtctctctgtctgattgtgtctccccccccccccctctccctctttctctctcgctctcactctcactcacaaatccctcctcttttttctcatcttttattcctccttctcttgacCTGTtcattctcccatcctctccttatTTTCACTAATTACCTCTTCCTATTAAAGCGGTTTGGCTAGAGTCGACTAATTCCTCctatcctatctcccttcttctctccctatcctctctttcccttc from Penaeus chinensis breed Huanghai No. 1 chromosome 31, ASM1920278v2, whole genome shotgun sequence includes:
- the LOC125042104 gene encoding vegetative cell wall protein gp1-like; translated protein: MIEGIRSVKNDFSRKEEVQQHAKRVTQHNVWVARVTEKSAKESERVYGNYLAYMSAREANAKCLLVLRHKVRVDRCQGRGGGIYVKELPLTPKPPPRTPPRTPQRHLPPKDLPSSRDPGPSLLSNPVRTLALAPTQPATPARPRIAQPNAPPPKPAPVPSATCTSPPAQGVQLPTAPSPPLAASRPSAALPTSRLSSPLTMRAGSTPAPFPTPASRPHHPRSPHPPTRVKPSPRRPPPAPLYRRATTSPPPVLRPPPHRVFVRPMRSPAAPRDTRTHCAWSRTVPGSSYRGPPTPPPPAPSAARVSLSGPPQLSDATPRPPAAPPPTPPLYMYSKQARIIPSHNIEPVHFRSSRS